The Cynocephalus volans isolate mCynVol1 chromosome 2, mCynVol1.pri, whole genome shotgun sequence genome window below encodes:
- the FZD10 gene encoding frizzled-10 yields the protein MQLPGPRLWLVLQVMGSCAAISSMDMERPGDGKCQPIEIPMCKDIGYNMTRMPNLMGHENQREAAIQLHEFAPLVEYGCHGHLRFFLCSLYAPMCTEQVSTPIPACRVMCEQARLKCSPIMEQFNFKWPDSLDCSKLPNKNDPNYLCMEAPNNGSDEPTRGSGMFPPLFRPQRPHSAQEHQLKDGGPARTGCDNPGKFHHVEKSASCAPLCTPGVDVYWSQDDKGFAVVWLAIWSVLCFFSSAFTVLTFLIDPTRFRYPERPIIFLSMCYCVYSVGYIIRLFAGAESIACDRDSGQLYVIQEGLESTGCTLVFLVLYYFGMASSLWWVVLTLTWFLAAGKKWGHEAIEANSSYFHLAAWAIPAVKTILILVMRRVAGDELTGVCYVGSMDVNALTGFVLIPLACYLIVGTSFILSGFVALFHIRRVMKTGGENTDKLEKLMVRIGVFSVLYTVPATCVIACYFYERLNMDYWKVLAAQHKCKMNNQTKNLDCLMTASIPAVEIFMVKIFMLLVVGITSGMWIWTSKTLQSWQNVCSRRLKKKSRRKPASVITSSGIYKKAQHPQKTHHGKYEIPAQPPTCV from the coding sequence ATGCAGCTCCCGGGCCCCCGCCTGTGGCTGGTCCTGCAGGTGATGGGATCCTGCGCCGCCATCAGCTCCATGGACATGGAACGTCCGGGCGACGGCAAGTGCCAGCCCATCGAGATCCCGATGTGCAAGGACATCGGCTACAACATGACTCGCATGCCCAACCTGATGGGCCACGAGAACCAGCGTGAGGCCGCCATCCAGCTGCACGAATTCGCGCCGCTGGTGGAGTACGGCTGCCACGGCCACCTCCGTTTCTTCCTGTGCTCGCTGTACGCTCCCATGTGCACCGAGCAAGtctccacccccatccctgccTGCCGGGTCATGTGCGAGCAGGCCCGGCTCAAGTGCTCCCCGATCATGGAGCAGTTCAACTTCAAGTGGCCCGACTCCCTGGACTGCAGCAAACTCCCCAACAAAAATGACCCCAACTACCTATGCATGGAGGCGCCCAACAACGGCTCAGACGAGCCCACCCGGGGCTCTGGCATGTTCCCGCCGCTCTTCAGGCCGCAGCGGCCCCACAGCGCGCAGGAGCACCAGCTGAAGGACGGGGGGCCCGCGCGCACGGGCTGCGACAACCCGGGCAAATTCCACCACGTGGAGAAGAGCGCGTCTTGCGCGCCGCTCTGCACGCCCGGCGTGGACGTGTACTGGAGCCAGGACGACAAGGGCTTCGCGGTGGTCTGGCTGGCCATCTGGTCCGTACTGTGCTTCTTCTCCAGCGCCTTCACTGTGCTCACCTTCCTCATCGACCCGACCCGCTTCAGGTACCCCGAGCGCCCCATAATCTTCCTTTCCATGTGCTATTGCGTCTACTCGGTCGGCTACATCATCCGCCTCTTTGCGGGCGCCGAGAGCATCGCCTGCGACCGCGACAGCGGGCAGCTCTATGTCATCCAGGAGGGCTTGGAGAGCACCGGCTGCACCCTCGTCTTCCTGGTCCTCTACTACTTCGGAATGGCCAGCTCGTTGTGGTGGGTGGTACTCACCCTCACCTGGTTTCTGGCCGCCGGCAAGAAGTGGGGTCACGAGGCCATCGAGGCCAACAGCAGCTATTTCCACTTGGCGGCCTGGGCCATCCCCGCTGTGAAGACAATACTCATCCTGGTGATGCGCAGGGTCGCGGGGGACGAGCTCACCGGCGTCTGCTATGTGGGCAGCATGGACGTCAACGCCCTCACCGGCTTCGTCCTCATCCCCCTGGCCTGCTATCTCATCGTCGGCACGTCCTTCATTCTCTCGGGCTTTGTGGCCCTTTTCCACATCCGGAGGGTGATGAAAACGGGCGGGGAGAATACGGACAAGCTGGAGAAGCTCATGGTGAGAATCGGGGTCTTCTCGGTGCTCTACACCGTGCCGGCCACCTGTGTGATCGCCTGTTACTTTTACGAACGCCTCAACATGGATTATTGGAAAGTCCTCGCAGCGCAGCACAAGTGCAAAATGAACAACCAAACTAAAAACCTGGACTGTCTAATGACTGCCTCCATCCCCGCGGTGGAAATTTTCATGGTGAAGATTTTCATGCTGCTGGTGGTGGGTATCACCAGCGGCATGTGGATCTGGACTTCCAAAACTCTGCAGTCCTGGCAGAATGTGTGCAGTCGCAGGTTAAAGAAAAAGAGCCGGAGGAAACCGGCCAGCGTCATCACCAGCAGTGGAATTTACAAAAAAGCCCAGCATCCCCAAAAAACCCATCATGGGAAATATGAAATCCCTGCCCAGCCTCCCACCTGTGTGTGA